A window from Thalassophryne amazonica chromosome 15, fThaAma1.1, whole genome shotgun sequence encodes these proteins:
- the rtn4rl2a gene encoding reticulon-4 receptor-like 2a, whose protein sequence is METSSIFRSRRSSIIRNCKSGVSFFLVVWLVLGKPSPVSACPHLCVCYPSPMTVSCQAQNFTAVPVGVPYESQRVFLQNNRITELRVGSFGFGTQVLWLFSNNITWIEAGAFSELRDLEELDLGDNPSLHRLEGEAFRGLEKLQSLHMHRCRLTALPHDIFHKLYSLQFLYLQENNIHFLQDDIFSDLINLSQLFLHGNRIRTLSENVFRGLVNLDRLLLHDNRIKQVNRRAFRDLGRLTMLFLFNNSLAELPSQTLRDTQGIQFLRLNANPWSCGCEARALWEWFREARVSSSEVICASPSTRRGQDLRFLREMDFALCPLPDPGSIAGSTTTTFSTKTRWWISKNKPQSSTKGVFEKSSETVKAGLYGKGPSTTTSVVKYELGEEELALPKLDPEEYWLNYGNEDSGVTLRCFELECPPEFDLTPSSSSPSNSSPSFLSLLALSVFSISLNFHQLIG, encoded by the exons ATGGAAACCTCTTCGATTTTTCGGAGCCGACGAAGCTCCATCATACGCAACTGCAAAa GCGGTGTCTCCTTCTTCTTGGTGGTGTGGCTGGTCCTCGGTAAACCAAGTCCGGTGTCGGCGTGCCCGCACTTGTGCGTGTGCTACCCGTCTCCGATGACTGTGAGCTGCCAGGCGCAGAACTTCACCGCCGTGCCGGTCGGAGTGCCCTATGAGTCGCAGCGCGTATTTCTCCAGAACAACCGCATCACGGAGCTCAGAGTTGGCTCTTTCGGCTTCGGGACTCAG GTCCTGTGGCTGTTCTCCAATAACATCACGTGGATTGAGGCTGGGGCATTTAGTGAGCTGAGGGACTTGGAGGAGTTGGACCTGGGGGATAATCCAAGCCTTCACAGGCTGGAAGGAGAGGCCTTCCGCGGCCTAGAGAAGCTCCAGAGCCTCCACATGCACCGCTGCCGGCTCACGGCCCTGCCACATGACATATTCCACAAACTCTACAGCCTGCAGTTCCTCTACCTGCAG GAGAACAACATCCACTTTCTGCAGGATGACATCTTTTCTGACCTCATCAACCTAAGTCAGCTGTTCCTGCACGGCAATCGCATCCGCACCCTGTCAGAGAACGTGTTCCGCGGCCTCGTCAACCTCGACCGCCTGCTCCTCCACGATAACCGCATCAAGCAGGTCAACCGCCGTGCTTTCCGAGACCTCGGCCGCCTGACCATGCTCTTTCTCTTCAACAACTCCTTGGCTGAGCTGCCCAGCCAGACCTTGAGGGACACCCAGGGCATCCAGTTCCTCCGTCTCAATGCCAACCCATGGTCCTGCGGCTGCGAGGCCCGCGCCCTGTGGGAGTGGTTCCGCGAGGCACGTGTCTCttcctctgaagttatttgtgcctCGCCTTCCACCCGCCGCGGTCAGGACCTCCGCTTTCTCCGGGAAATGGACTTCGCTCTCTGCCCCTTGCCTGACCCAGGCTCCATTGCTggctccaccaccaccaccttcagCACCAAAACCCGCTGGTGGATCTCCAAGAACAAGCCCCAGTCGTCCACCAAAGGCGTCTTTGAGAAATCCTCAGAGACCGTCAAGGCTGGTTTGTACGGGAAGGGCCCATCCACGACCACCTCAGTTGTGAAGTACGAGTTGGGGGAGGAGGAGCTGGCGTTGCCCAAACTTGACCCAGAAGAGTATTGGCTAAACTACGGCAACGAGGACTCAGGTGTCACTCTCCGCTGCTTTGAGCTCGAATGTCCACCTGAGTTTGACCTGACTCCATCTTCGTCCTCTCCCTCAAACTCCTCCCCCTCCTTCCTCTCACTCCTTGCTCTCTCTGTTTTCAGCATCTCCCTCAACTTCCACCAGCTGATTGGTTGA
- the LOC117526716 gene encoding CD209 antigen-like protein B, with product MTADTSASAMTNMDIDDSKFGYSRLSGNGSRFQNSVNGLRRNPFKLVAAGLGLLCVFLLAGVIGQHLHYRKLEGENQNRLNEVTKVKDNLQENLKTVQKDKKTLQVDKDQLQGRYDYLSRQNNQLQTNANILKQESNDLKVKQSQLQMANSALSQSLNQLNSSQQQLQTNNKALTKARDLLDEQHKSVVKLNKDLQTSYDTAVKERNNLENKYNNATRSREQLQLSCNLLTKTVENLQKHYNISTSEKEKLASSHQNLTKEMAELQASYDILVKVNDQLQASYTVLLQEKEELLSTKMNVTAERDQLKMVNFNLTAERDKLQQEVQKLNTTIQDKPCPAGWKKFQYSCYYAASGQKSWHNSRLDCQNRGADLVIITSEQEMSFINGLYSSDSEVWIGLTDEGVEGQWVWVDGTPLTKTFWAKGQPNSMSGRNQDCVEFWHRLTRQGEWNDESCSTEAHWICEM from the exons ATGACCGCAGACACGAGTGCCTCTGCAATGACCAACATGGACATCGATGACAGTAAATTTGGCTACAGTCGACTTTCAGGGAACGGCAGCAGGTTCCAGAACTCAG TTAACGGGTTGAGAAGGAACCCGTTCAAGCTGGTTGCAGCTGGTCTTGGACTGTTGTGTGTTTTTCTGCTGGCTGGAGTCATCGGTCAGCATCTCCACT ATCGTAAATTAGAGGGAGAAAACCAGAACCGTCTCAACGAAGTGACCAAAGTCAAAGACAACTTGCAGGAGAACCTGAAGACCGTACAAAAGGACAAAAAAACCCTCCAAGTGGACAAAGACCAGCTACAGGGCAGATATGATTATTTATCCAGGCAGAATAATCAGCTGCAAACAAATGCCAACATTCTGAAACAAGAAAGTAATGATCTTAAAGTTAAACAAAGCCAGTTACAGATGGCAAACAGTGCATTAAGTCAAAGCTTAAACCAATTAAACTCCAGCCAGCAGCAGCTGCAGACCAATAACAAGGCTTTGACTAAGGCCAGAGACCTCTTAGACGAACAACACAAGTCAGTGGTCAAACTCAACAAGGACTTACAGACAAGTTACGACACGGCAGTAAAGGAGAGGAACAATTTAGAGAACAAGTACAACAACGCAACCAGATCAAGAGAACAACTGCAGCTTAGCTGCAACTTATTGACCAAAACTGTGGAGAACCTGCAGAAACACTACAACATCTCCACCAGTGAGAAGGAGAAGCTTGCAAGCAGTCACCAAAACCTGACGAAGGAGATGGCTGAGTTGCAGGCCAGTTACGACATACTCGTGAAGGTCAACGATCAGCTGCAGGCCAGTTACACCGTTTTACTTCAAGAAAAGGAGGAACTTCTAAGCACTAAGATGAATGTAACGGCAGAGAGAGACCAGCTGAAGATGGTCAACTTCAATCTGACTGcagagagagacaaactgcagcaggAAGTTCAGAAACTGAACACAACCATTCAAG ATAAGCCGTGTCCTGCTGGCTGGAAGAAGTTTCAGTACAGCTGCTACTATGCTGCTTCTGGACAGAAATCGTGGCACAACAGCAGATTGGATTGTCAGAACAGAGGAGCTGACCTGGTCATCATAACCAGCGAACAAGAAATG TCGTTCATCAATGGCTTGTATTCAAGTGACAGTGAAGTTTGGATCGGTTTGACTGATGAAGGCGTAGAAGGACAATGGGTTTGGGTCGATGGGACGCCACTGACCAAGAC GTTTTGGGCTAAAGGTCAACCCAACAGCATGAGCGGGAGGAACCAGGACTGTGTGGAGTTCTGGCATCGTTTGACGAGGCAgggggagtggaatgatgaaagcTGTAGCACAGAAGCACACTGGATCTGTGAAATGTAA